From the genome of Podospora pseudoanserina strain CBS 124.78 chromosome 7 map unlocalized CBS124.78p_7.2, whole genome shotgun sequence, one region includes:
- a CDS encoding uncharacterized protein (EggNog:ENOG503P0RN; COG:S) — protein MDAQNAVEPASTKPAASPKRLATGTDADQPRSSAVTKLSQIAKPELSVKDNRDHHSSSSRPSAAGSQSHSQHQHTSHTYSHSHLHDDDAGDGNSDAETIVLPGKDGQHSPSKVRKIIKHEDKSDGEEAPLPAAPSLNRKPSTLKHDREGESNSNSNRADRADRADRKDRGDKADRAEKPSRSASAVRNGPSGPSDSAAALAGRKKKHPGDRAKLKDGSSGLSSAPASPPQQRRRRSSNAHSKSDSETAPVDSPKISSREKLPKSAADKLVPHKRKAPKPESDDERESRKVRRQRISGSGLDASRKPHLPSAKTSHHEVHTSTRTRSPSPHSRASHRRSISTHLPASSSNGLGQKKKRVPAPLQSTDYHSDESSVSGSPHPRSSKLRSLTTPATAESTISPAKMAPHKKHLDAHGQTHLARACAKGEYENAKARLAARPEDINVADYAGNTPLQIAALNGYDDIVKLLVDAGCNLECFNNEKDTPLLDAVENGHLEVVNILLAAGVNPRKANAYGEEPIARINEDSEHADEIRKALQEAKKNMGDRRLTSEDHHLDHPDTLSSHGNESPRRSPGASSSIHAIGGRRAGTVRANKTSNHLLYMPMDDKTLRLAAARGDEETVTRILQVREAFDDPESMVAAARGGHEMVMQLLLALGKANPDPPPIPSAENSEYATPMLAAIGQENLNVIRLLLAQNDFDPTKRYKGETYYEIARRRKGPNWGDEEHILKNAYDEYKKSHKDGSKTRSPNRREQEREARRNRTEVKDETAARSSHKRKASSPTREPKKSTTSKLAASPREKPRSGSFPAHPDDQTSPKRGPGRPKKDDRIPTIAISDREASPAGRAPKVKRVESDMAVSASEGEAVKPRRKLMTAKEYHKDKQQQQQQQQQQQQQQQQQRRQSITSSASSMNIPSSPRDEPEKLAKTEKYHDRTKALKRDESRDRLSVSGESTGKRYRSSATPPHPSIMEKDAGEAPTKRRRLDVPEGKEKRPKPSPSDDRLLKAPAPRETVSASGSVAGSRMSSKTRDDDDRKPTPKPKKVEEHARRESGKSNSSDNSIHVKSEDPDVEMPDADAPAKEPSQQRRREEEEKKKKLGEAEIAAREARRKEEDKRRKEEEEKEKEKEREREKERSRLAEEAKRRAETEAQQRAQEEQRRKEAEEKQRREDEERRKREEEERKQREQEERRRHEEEERKRREEEKKAEEERRRKEEEERRKREEDERLRREQVEREAAEEARRQREEEERKEHERKERVLREEERRRAERAAREAEQRRLRAEQERARLAKLPPLLRWLESAVNPKLPEVAEKFSTMQGVRYDCIRPEANGTLDGREQWLLNTQVALLLGEKDLELSRYTAWTRIPVSQTAKRIIWRLESDRYALTTPSLYELGRQLPDYYEGHDPEQMGYLTLERLRNEAWEKFSAMDMFFVKASDFMFIIPTIYHLRNVKLSMAYLELPDPDAEPVNWVVHQKWRSDPQAHILGGFAPTSKHYMNGELLHEDKPILREASTSPVPFRCRRIPRHGLTAIARDDPAYNQFFKDNGGDGSVENAESPLLPNGVHSSPTSTSSPLMAQSIDGAMSPTMAMATAPNGAANQPISPSSESGPAQARPLVNGIHGLVNGDTV, from the exons ATGGATGCGCAGAATGCTGTCGAGCCCGCCTCCACGAAGCCTGCTGCTTCTCCCAAGCGCCTGGCAACAGGAACCGACGCCGACCAACCCAGGTCCTCCGCCGTGACCAAGTTGTCCCAGATCGCCAAACCCGAGCTGTCCGTCAAGGACAACAGGgaccaccacagcagcagcagtaggcCGAGTGCGGCCGGCTCGCAATCACactcccaacaccaacacaccTCACATACTTATTCCCACTCTCACTTGCACGATGACGATGCCGGCGATGGGAACTCTGATGCCGAAACCATTGTCCTGCCTGGCAAAGATGGCCAACACTCACCGTCCAAGGTACGCAAGATCATCAAACACGAGGACAAGAgcgatggggaagaggctCCACTCCCAGCCGCACCCTCGCTCAATCGCAAGCCCTCCACCCTGAAACATGACCGAGAAGGTGagagcaacagcaacagcaacagagCAGACCGGGCAGACAGAGCAGACAGAAAAGACCGGGGCGACAAGGCCGACCGTGCCGAAAAGCCAAGCAGGTCGGCATCCGCTGTCCGCAATGGTCCCAGCGGACCCAGTGATAGCGCCGCCGCGCTGGCCggcaggaagaagaagcatcCCGGTGATAGGGCCAAATTGAAAGACGGGTCCAGCGGTTTGAGCTCCGCGCCTGCGTCTCCACCTCAGcagcgtcgtcgtcggtctTCGAATGCGCACTCCAAGTCGGATTCAGAAACTGCACCTGTGGATTCTCCCAAAATTTCATCAAGAGAAAAGCTGCCAAAATCTGCTGCCGATAAGCTGGTGCCTCACAAGAGAAAGGCCCCCAAGCCCGAGTCTGACGACGAAAGAGAAAGCCGCAAGGTTCGTCGACAACGAATTTCAGGCTCTGGCCTTGACGCGTCTCGCAAACCACACCTTCCCTCGGCCAAAACAAGCCATCACGAGGTCCACACCTCGACTCGCACTCGATCTCCATCACCGCACTCCCGAGCTTCTCACCGCCGTAGCATCTCAACCCATCTTCCCGCCTCATCGTCCAACGGCCTcggccaaaagaaaaagcggGTTCCCGCGCCGCTCCAGTCGACCGACTATCACTCTGACGAGTCGTCTGTGAGCGGCAGCCCGCACCCTCGCAGCTCCAAGCTGCGCAGTCTAACCACCCCAGCGACGGCGGAATCGACCATCTCTCCCGCCAAGATGGCCCCCCACAAAAAGCACCTCGACGCCCACGGTCAAACCCACCTGGCCAGGGCCTGTGCCAAGGGTGAGTATGAGAATGCAAAGGCCCGTCTCGCTGCCCGACCCGAAGATATCAATGTTGCCGATTATGCTGGGAACACGCCACTTCAAATTGCAGCACTGAATGGGTACGACGACATTGTGAAACTTTTGGTAGATGCCGGCTGCAATCTGGAATGTTTCAACAACGAAAAGGACACCCCACTTCTCGATGCGGTCGAAAACGGACATCTCGAAGTCGTCAACATTCTGCTTGCGGCAGGCGTCAATCCCCGAAAGGCTAACGCTTATGGAGAGGAGCCTATCGCTAGGATCAACGAAGATTCAGAACATGCCGATGAGATCAGAAAGGCTTTACAGGAAGCAAAGAAAAATATGGGTGATCGTCGACTCACCTCGGAGGATCATCATTTGGACCATCCCGATACCTTGTCGTCACATGGGAATGAAAGTCCCCGACGATCGCCTGGtgcctccagctccatccACGCCATCGGAGGGCGAAGAGCAGGTACCGTCAGGGCGAACAAGACCAGCAATCACTTACTTTACATGCCGATGGACGACAAGACTCTCCGATTGGCAGCCGCCCGTGGTGACGAGGAAACGGTTACGCGCATCCTCCAGGTTCGGGAGGCTTTCGACGATCCAGAGTCCATGGTTGCGGCGGCACGCGGTGGTCATGAAATGGTTATGCAGCTGTTGCTGGCTCTCGGCAAAGCGAATCCCGACCCTCCACCCATTCCATCTGCGGAAAATAGCGAGTATGCCACACCAATGCTGGCGGCGATTGGGCAAGAGAACCTTAATGTGATTCGACTCCTGCTCGCCCAAAATGACTTTGATCCCACGAAACGGTACAAAGGGGAGACATACTATGAGATTGCTCGGCGAAGGAAGGGTCCGAACTGGGGAGATGAGGAACACATTCTGAAGAACGCCTATGATGAGTACAAAAAGTCGCACAAGGATGGCTCCAAGACTCGATCCCCAAACAGACGagagcaggagagggaggctcGGCGAAATAGGACTGAAGTCAAAGACGAAACGGCTGCGCGGTCGTCCCACAAGCGAAAAGCCTCCAGCCCTACACGGGAGCCCAAGAAATCCACTACGTCCAAGCTTGCTGCCAGCCCACGAGAAAAACCTCGATCAGGTTCTTTTCCCGCCCACCCCGACGACCAGACTTCGCCTAAACGTGGTCCCGGCAGACCCAAGAAGGATGACCGGATACCCACCATCGCCATATCAGATCGCGAAGCCTCCCCTGCAGGAAGAGCTCCGAAAGTCAAGCGTGTGGAGTCTGATATGGCTGTTTCTGCGTCAGAGGGTGAAGCTGTTAAGCCAAGACGGAAGTTGATGACCGCTAAGGAGTACCACAAggacaagcagcagcagcagcagcagcaacaacaacaacaacaacaacaacaacaacaacgtcGGCAGAGCATAACTTCTAGTGCGTCGTCGATGAATATTCCGTCTAGTCCTAGGGATGAGCCTGAGAAGTTGGCGAAGACGGAGAAATACCATGATCGGACAAAGGCTCTTAAGAGGGACGAGTCTCGTGATCGGCTCTCTGTCTCAGGTGAGAGTACTGGTAAGCGGTACAGATCAAGTGCCACCCCGCCGCATCCTAGCATTATGGAGAAGGACGCCGGTGAAGCGCCTACTAAGAGAAGACGCTTGGATGTTCCAGAAGGCAAGGAGAAACGGCCCAAGCCAAGCCCCTCTGACGATAGGCTTTTGAAGGCGCCTGCGCCACGCGAAACGGTATCTGCATCAGGATCTGTGGCGGGCTCTCGTATGAGCTCCAAGACGcgggatgacgacgacagaaaacccacccccaaacccaaaaagGTGGAGGAACACGCTAGGAGAGAATCTGGGAAATCCAACTCTTCCGATAACAGTATACATGTCAAGTCCGAAGATCCAGACGTGGAGATGCCGGATGCTGATGCGCCCGCAAAGGAACCTTCTCAacagcggaggagggaggaggaggagaagaagaagaaactaGGCGAAGCTGAAATTGCAGCCCGTGAAGCcagaaggaaggaggaagatAAGAGGCggaaagaggaagaagaaaaggagaaggagaaggaaagagaaCGGGAAAAGGAACGATCTCGCCTTGCAGAGGAGGCCAAGCGTCGTGCCGAGACAGAAGCCCAACAACGAGCCCAGGAAGAGCAACGACGAAAAGAAGCCGAAGAAAAGCAACGaagagaagacgaggaacGCAGAAAacgcgaggaagaggaacgTAAGCAACGAGAACAGGAGGAGCGACGTCGgcatgaagaggaagagcgCAAGcgacgagaagaagagaagaaggccgaagaggagagaagacgcaaagaggaagaggagcggaggaagcgggaggaggacgagcgGTTGCGGAGGGAGCAGGTTGAGCGTGAagctgctgaagaagccCGACGGCAgcgtgaggaagaggagcgcAAGGAGCATGAACGCAAGGAGCGCGTGCTTCGTGAAGAGGAGCGCAGGCGTGCCGAGCGTGCAGCCAGAGAGGCCGAACAGCGGCGGTTGCGTGCTGAGCAAGAACGTGCTCGTCTGGCCAAACTCCCTCCACTTTTGCGCTGGCTCGAAAGCGCCGTCAACCCCAAGTTGCCAGAGGTTGCCGAGAAATTCAGCACCATGCAGGGTGTTCGCTACGATTGCATCCGCCCCGAGGCCAACGGCACTTTAGACGGCAGAGAACAATGGCTTCTCAACACCCAAGTGGCCCTTCTTCTGGGAGAGAAGGATTTGGAGCTCTCGCGAT ATACTGCATGGACACGGATCCCTGTCTCGCAAACCGCGAAGCGCATCATCTGGCGCCTGGAGTCGGACCGTTATGCGCTGACTACACCCAGTCTCTATGAGCTCGGCAGGCAGCTCCCCGATTACTACGAAGGGCACGACCCTGAGCAGATGGGTTACCTCACTCTAGAGCGGCTCCGGAATGAGGCTTGGGAGAAGTTTTCGGCCATGGATATGTTCTTCGTCAAG GCATCTGATTTCATGTTCATCATCCCGACCATCTACCATCTTCGCAATGTGAAACTCTCGATGGCATATCTGGAACTACCAGACCCGGACGCTGAGCCCGTCAATTGGGTGGTTCATCAAAAGTGGAGAAGTGACCCTCAAGCACACATCTTGGGAGGGTTTGCGCCCACAAGCAAGCATTACATGAATGGCGAGCTCCTCCACGAGGACAAACCGATCTTGAGGGAGGCAAGCACTTCTCCAGTTCCTTTCCGTTGCCGGCGGATTCCTCGGCACGGCCTTACGGCCATAGCCCGGGATGACCCAGCATATAACCAGTTCTTCAAGGACAACGGCGGAGACGGGTCTGTGGAGAATGCAGAGTcgcccctccttcccaacgGCGTACACTCGTCACCCACGAGCACGTCGTCCCCCTTGATGGCTCAATCAATCGATGGTGCCATGTCACCAACAATGGCCATGGCGACAGCCCCCAATGGAGCTGCCAACCAGCCAATTTCGCCATCCTCAGAATCGGGGCCAGCACAGGCCCGCCCACTGGTCAACGGCATCCACGGGCTGGTCAATGGTGACACAGTATAG
- the RBG1 gene encoding GTP-binding protein rbg1 (COG:T; EggNog:ENOG503NWDJ), whose amino-acid sequence MSTTVEKIKEVELEMARTQKNKATSYHLGQLKAKLAKLKRELLTPSGGGGGGGAGFDVARTGVASIGFIGFPSVGKSTLMSHLTGQHSEAAAYEFTTLTSVPGQVVYNGAPLQMIDLPGIIEGAKDGRGRGRQVIAVAKTCNLIFIVLDVNKPLTDKRVIEAELEGFGIRINKEPPNITFKKKDKGGLNITSTVPLTHIDNDEIRAVMSEYKISSADIAIRCDATIDDLIDILEAKSRSYIPVIYVLNKIDSISIEELDLLYRIPNSVPISSEHGWNIDELMEAAWEKLKLVRVYTKPKGRMPDYDAPVVLRSNKCTVEDFCNTIHKSILEQFKVAIVYGKSVKHQPQRVGLSHELADEDIVTIIKR is encoded by the exons ATGTCGACCACAGTGGAAAAG ATCAAGGAGGTCGAGCTCGAA ATGGCTCGCACCCAAAAGAACAAGGCCACCTCATACCATCTCGGTCAGCTCAAAGCCAAGCTCGCCAAACTCAAACGCGagctcctcaccccctcgggcggcggcggcggtggcggcgccGGCTTCGACGTCGCCCGCACCGGTGTCGCCTCCATCGGCTTCATCGGCTTCCCCTCGGTCGGCAAATCAACCCTCATGTCCCATCTCACCGGCCAGCACTCGGAAGCGGCCGCCTACGAGTTCACGACCTTGACCTCGGTCCCGGGTCAGGTGGTGTACAATGGTGCGCCGCTGCAGATGATTGATTTGCCTGGTATCATCGAGGGTGCCAAGGACGGTCGTGGTAGAGGTCGCCAGGTTATTGCTGTGGCGAAGACGTGCAACTTGATCTTCATTGTGCTGGATGTGAACAAGCCGTTGACGGACAAGAGGGTGATTGAGGCGGAGTTGGAAGGGTTTGGGATCAGGATCAACAAGGAGCCACCGAATATCACgttcaagaagaaggataagGGTGGACTGAATATCACGAGCACGGTGCCGTTGACGCATATCGATAACGATGAGATCAGGGCTGTGATGAGCGAGTACAAGATCAGCTCGGCTGATATTGCTATCCGCTGCGATGCCACCATCGACGACTTGATCGATATTCTCGAGGCGAAGAGCAGAAGTTATATTCCTGTCATTTACGTGCTCAACAAGATCGACAGCATCAGCATTGAGGAGTTGGACCTGCTGTACCGGATTCCCAACTCTGTGCCCATCAGCTCGGAGCACGGGTGGAATATTGATGAGCTGATGGAGGCTGC CTGGGAAAAACTCAAGCTCGTCCGCGTCTACACAAAGCCCAAGGGCCGCATGCCCGACTACGACGCGCCGGTTGTGCTCCGGTCCAACAAGTGCACCGTGGAGGATTTCTGCAACACGATCCACAAGAGCATCTTGGAGCAGTTCAAGGTGGCGATTGTGTACGGCAAGTCGGTGAAGCACCAGCCGCAAAGGGTGGGGTTGTCGCACGAGTTGGCGGATGAGGATATTGTTACTATTATCAAGCGGTAA
- a CDS encoding uncharacterized protein (COG:S; EggNog:ENOG503Q4WK), producing MHNQIIASTGMDQESHLAHDNNTYGNDSWVDMNSYHHHHQTTMPDYGGNYGYSSIPPITHGLPSENLNRMPPPPPPHSMHQQHASHTQLPMLMMPHHQPTPTWPSMLTNPNNYSPHSAPPIAIPPITTPLKTTKLPAIQTTTSQPRKTLTDDDRRAMCQYAKDHPNAKQTDIGQRFGVERSTVSKVLRHKDKYLNSEDRSSSPIKRGKGKGADIEKALTAFLRNARKEGKTLTTEEVKEKAQSFSMVGGGDSFTEHNSSAWLEKFMLKHGMGPGRLMRRASETNILDSRRNSPALSASQPSSAISPASPAGHLSPSPLSANKSDEEKESMNSFMDFTTDNAYKHTNTQSNASLNSAYTDHANSSFSGSALSPAASFGFSPDPNTGGFPPPGAPGGGFQRPRSQTFPTLDLEYMNQSQSTEPLTPKYHVSSTAPSSALEPPSANPAGGHFSIDQAISPQLRHSTSNQSLGGRSSTTPVTANPSSPSSPTQEDARRAADTLLSFITNSGGFADHSEYMTLLKLTEKLRIHQMQIAKAHGMGGLSRIPEGDSEMTNTTSIKLEPTTIA from the exons ATGCACAACCAGATCATCGCCTCGACGGGCATGGACCAGGAAAGTCACTTAGCACACGATAACAACACATATGGCAACGACAGTTGGGTCGACATGAATTCgtatcaccaccatcatcaaaccaccATGCCCGACTATGGAGGGAACTATGGCTACTCGTCCATCCCGCCCATCACTCACGGGCTACCGTCGGAAAATTTGAACaggatgccaccaccaccgcctcctcattCCATGCACCAACAGCATGCCTCTCACACACAGCTACCAATGCTCATGatgcctcatcatcaaccgaCGCCTACCTGGCCGAGTATGTTGACGAACCCAAACAACTACAGCCCTCACTCGGCGCCTCCGATCGCCATACCTCCCATCACTACACCGCTCAAGACGACGAAGCTTCCAGCGATTcagaccaccacctcccaaccgAGAAAGACCTTGACGGACGATGACCGCCGCGCCATGTGCCAGTATGCCAAGGACCACCCCAACGCGAAGCAGACTGACATCGGCCAGCGCTTTGGCgtggagaggag TACCGTCTCCAAGGTCCTGAGACACAAGGACAAATACCTGAACTCGGAGGATCGGAGCAGTTCACCTATCAAGCGTGGCAAAGGAAAGGGAGCAGACATTGAAAAGGCGCTGACGGCCTTCCTTCGTAATGCTCGAAAGGAAGGCAAAACTCTGACTACCGaagaggtcaaggagaaggcccaGTCGTTTTCTatggtcggtggtggtgactccTTTACGGAGCACAACAGCTCGGCTTGGCTGGAAAAGTTCATGCTCAAGCATGGCATGGGCCCCGGGAGACTGATGCGCCGGGCGTCAGAAACCAACATTTTGGACAGTAGACGCAACTCGCCAGCGTTGAGTGCTTCCCAGCCATCAAGCGCCATTTCTCCAGCGTCTCCAGCCGGCCACctgtcaccatcacccttgTCCGCAAACAAGAGCgacgaagaaaaggaaagcaTGAACAGTTTCATGGACTTTACGACCGACAATGCCTATAAGCACACAAATACGCAGAGCAATGCATCGCTAAACAGTGCTTACACCGACCATGCCAACTCTTCCTTTTCTGGGAGCGCTCTCAGTCCTGCAGCTTCGTTTGGTTTCTCGCCGGATCCCAATACTGGCGGATTTCCGCCTCCCGGAGCACCAGGTGGAGGTTTCCAACGCCCGCGAAGCCAGACATTTCCAACGCTGGACCTGGAATACATGAACCAGTCTCAGAGCACGGAGCCCCTGACGCCAAAGTATCATGTCTCATCTACCGCACCATCTTCGGCACTAGAGCCGCCATCCGCCAACCCGGCGGGTGGGCATTTCAGTATCGATCAGGCGATTTCACCTCAGCTCCGtcacagcaccagcaaccagaGTCTTGGTGGGAGATCTTCAACGACTCCAGTTACGGCGAATCCCTCGTCTCCCAGCTCACCCACTCAAGAGGATGCAAGAAGAGCGGCGGATACTCTTCTGTCTTTTATCACCAACTCTGGTGGATTTGCTGACCATTCCGAGTACATGACTCTGCTCAAGCTTACCGAAAAGCTACGTATTCATCAAATGCAGATAGCAAAGGCCCATGGCATGGGAGGACTCTCGCGTATACCCGAAGGCGACAGTGAGATGACGAACACGACCTCTATCAAGCTGGAACCGACAACTATCGCCTGA
- a CDS encoding uncharacterized protein (COG:S; EggNog:ENOG503P14S), which translates to MKGARVQRNPGRAKDSLAMGCFKRNHQWSPSPLLRPKSDGPLASMLRTPVSEVLLSHGIHQYILNQDTGPLALPPLLRNVRGALFPGNAPGKGTLVAPEGEEGLRVLKRRCARGLWGLLGGNVAKIYFGLSPFSGGAAAKKTTLQKEKGDASSDVSSPSSGEDGSGKKKAARFDDDLVSSSSSSTQAREGTDRGHGHGQHQRHHRKKANKDDASRRGRRRTTKSKAATPTTVSADEEEATMTPEEEEIFSEIERGILDVFSDAYCNKHLVYGLVELVLVRLMPEIGERGVLELWAERGVDCT; encoded by the exons ATGAAGGGGGCGCGTGTGCAAAGGAACCCTGGAAGAGCAAAAGACAGCTTAGCCATGGGGTGCTTCAAGCGCAATCATCAATggtccccctctcctctcctccgacCCAAGTCCGATGGTCCATTGGCATCCATGCTCAGGACCCCCGTCAGCGAAGT GTTGCTATCGCACGGTATACACCAGTACATCCTCAACCAAGACACTGGACCATTGGCGCTCCCCCCACTTTTGCGCAACGTGCGCGGGGCGCTCTTTCCTGGTAATGCGCCAGGGAAGGGGACGTTGGTTGCTccagaaggggaggaggggttgagagtgttgaagaggaggtgcGCTAGGGGGTTAtgggggctgttgggggggaATGTCGCCAAAATCTACTTTGGGCTTTCACCGTTcagcggtggtgctgctgctaaGAAAACTACACtgcaaaaggaaaagggagaTGCGTCCTCTGACGTGAGCTCACCTTCGTCAGGGGAGGACGGCAGCGGGAAAAAGAAAGCAGCgaggtttgatgatgatcttgttagtagtagtagtagtagtacACAGGCTAGGGAAGGAACGGACCGCGGTCACGGTCACggccaacaccaacgacaCCACCGCAAAAAGGCTAACAAGGATGATGCTAGCCGTCGGGGGCGCCGGAGGACAACAAAAAGTAAGGCTGCAACACCAACGACGGTGTCtgctgatgaagaagaagcgacGATGacaccagaagaagaggagattTTCTCTGAAATCGAGAGAGGGATCCTGGACGTCTTTTCTGACGCCTACTGCAACAAGCATTTGGTTTACggccttgtcgagctggtactggtgaggttgatgcccgagattggggagaggggggtgctggagctgtgggcggaaaggggggttgattgTACTTAG
- a CDS encoding uncharacterized protein (EggNog:ENOG503Q4BA; COG:S), with protein MTTAAAQAPSRVQTPNPPPPGPVTPRPKPSRTSSLQSESGPTSKTASADASQTPAQLGGAAARRSARPAFPTTDPLSDKATALLIRRILCPQHIEKAKSAPAPIEELLPPLTSRNDVDLQLYALIAIILREYIQNWYNKITPDETFVAEIVQIIAHITRALEQRLRKVDLESLLFDEIPDLLDKHITAYRIAHDPITQAPIRTNAREIYHSLYPLPALTPVPRPEDPESVAQQAENEVAYRQLLVHAVLAILLPTEDLENGCLTALVGQIFSELIIGNSVANKLSEPWMILEMIIIATRTLGKRKAIEDENPSGRPGKGSSAGRRGLSSVQGLFWMVVHWCFLATSFIRLAFTVLMTTRSLPPRSSHSTAQRKNVVQHEVGPDSGPLKMPVLAFRCWSAISNLIEMDVRMPWLCGALSMVQWVTMTGPGRIAAVDGKLDR; from the exons ATGACGACCGCAGCTGCCCAGGCTCCCAGCCGCGTccaaacacccaacccaccaccaccggggCCGGTAACGCCTCGACCCAAGCCATCGCGCACGTCGAGTCTACAGTCAGAATCGGGGCCAACCTCCAAAACAGCTTCAGCTGATGCGTCTCAGACGCCTGCCCAGTTAGGAGGAGCGGCAGCTCGACGAAGCGCCCGCCCGGCATTTCCCACCACCGACCCCCTCTCAGACAAAGCCACCGCTCTCCTGATCCGCCGCATCCTCTGCCCTCAGCATATCGAAAAGGCCAAGAGTGCGCCAGCACCGATCGAGGAGCTCTTACCGCCGCTGACCAGTCGCAACGATGTGGATCTGCAGCTCTAcgccctcatcgccatcatcctGAGGGAGTACATCCAGAACTGGTACAATAAGATCACGCCCGATGAGACATTCGTTGCCGAGATTGTTCAAATCATCGCACACATCACAAGAGCCCTCGAGCAGCGGCTGCGGAAAGTGGACCTGGAGAGCCTTTTATTCGACGAGATTCCAGATCTGCTCGATAAGCACATCACTG CCTACCGCATAGCCCATGATCCCATCACGCAGGCCCCCATCAGGACAAATGCTCGCGAGATCTACCACTCGCTATATCCACTCCCCGCGCTGACACCCGTCCCCCGCCCAGAGGACCCTGAAAGCGTTGCCCAACAGGCTGAGAATGAAGTAGCGTATCGTCAACTGCTAGTTCACGCCGTCCTGGCCATCCTGCTCCCCACCGAAGACCTCGAGAATGGGTGCCTGACAGCTCTGGTTGGCCAAATATTTTCAGAGCTAATCATCGGGAACTCGGTCGCCAACAAACTATCGGAGCCGTGGATGATATTGGAGATGATCATTATTGCGACACGAACGTTGGGCAAGAGAAAAGCAATCGAGGACGAGAATCCTTCGGGGCGGCCGGGCAAGGGCTCCTCGGCTGGTCGCCGCGGCCTCTCTTCGGTGCAGGGCTTGttttggatggtggtgcaCTGGTGCTTCCTCGCGACCTCATTCATCAGATTGGCCTTCACGGTCCTCATGACTACCCGTTCTCTGCCGCCTCGAAGCTCTCACAGCACGGCCCAGCGCAAGAATGTGGTTCAACACGAGGTCGGACCGGATTCTGGACCACTCAAAATGCCCGTGTTGGCCTTCAGATGCTGGTCGGCAATATCGAATCTGATCGAGATGGATGTGCGGATGCCATGGCTTTGCGGCGCATTATCGATGGTGCAGTGGGTTACCATGACGGGACCAGGACGAATCGCGGCCGTAGATGGCAAGCTTGACAGGTAG